A genomic stretch from Oleomonas cavernae includes:
- a CDS encoding EF-hand domain-containing protein, with amino-acid sequence MTAVAHRFVAGLAALLIAGAATVSPALADQAPTAAAPAASAPPAGAPTADRHAAAKQARFKKLDADRDGVVTRAEFEAGSQMMIKRIADTKPDRVKAFLALPPAEQTARIDGSFARIDANHDGRIDAGEWQSGRAGSIIPRG; translated from the coding sequence ATGACCGCTGTTGCCCACCGCTTTGTCGCCGGCCTCGCCGCCCTGCTGATCGCCGGCGCAGCCACCGTCTCGCCCGCCCTGGCCGACCAGGCGCCGACCGCCGCTGCACCGGCCGCCAGTGCACCGCCGGCCGGTGCACCAACGGCAGACCGGCACGCCGCCGCCAAGCAGGCACGCTTCAAGAAACTCGATGCCGATCGTGACGGTGTCGTCACCAGGGCCGAATTCGAGGCCGGCAGCCAGATGATGATCAAGCGCATCGCCGACACGAAGCCCGACCGCGTGAAGGCCTTCCTGGCCCTGCCGCCGGCCGAGCAGACCGCGCGCATCGACGGCAGCTTTGCCAGGATCGATGCCAATCACGACGGCAGGATCGACGCCGGCGAATGGCAGAGCGGCCGCGCCGGCTCCATCATCCCGCGCGGCTGA
- a CDS encoding EF-hand domain-containing protein — translation MSIIKPGHVAGLALLGIAWAALSTAAPADAPAAVRSEMKSALFRMMDVDSDGIVTKAEFDARSTGLVKELAGRDPDLAERFLLLTPDEQKLRFDQRFASIDANRDGRIDDREWASARPSPLLPG, via the coding sequence ATGTCAATCATCAAGCCGGGTCACGTTGCCGGCCTGGCGCTGCTGGGCATCGCCTGGGCGGCCCTGAGCACCGCCGCCCCGGCCGACGCCCCCGCCGCTGTGCGCTCGGAAATGAAGTCGGCGCTGTTCCGGATGATGGATGTCGACAGTGACGGCATCGTCACCAAGGCCGAATTCGATGCCAGGAGCACCGGCCTGGTCAAGGAACTGGCCGGCCGCGATCCCGACCTGGCCGAGCGCTTCCTGCTGCTGACGCCCGACGAGCAGAAGCTGCGCTTCGACCAGCGCTTTGCCTCGATCGATGCCAATCGCGACGGCAGGATCGACGACCGGGAATGGGCATCGGCCCGGCCCAGCCCGCTGCTGCCCGGCTGA
- a CDS encoding tripartite tricarboxylate transporter permease, with the protein MELLDNLALGFDTAFTTGNLLYCFIGVFLGTLVGVLPGVGPTATIAMLLPITFALAPVAALIMLAGIYYGAQYGGSTTAILINMPGESSSAVTAIDGYQMARQGRAGPALATAAIGSFVAGTFATFVLVLFAPPLTKLALEFGPAENFSLLILGLVFSIALAHGSVLKALAMVVTGLLLGLIGTDVFTGTPRFTFDVTQLADGLNFVAVAVGIFGIAEIVRNLENEHDREVAVKHVTGLMPTRADLKQMAAPIVRGTLLGSVLGVLPGGGAILSSFAAYTLEKKLSKTPERFGKGAIEGVAAPESANNAGAQTSFIPMLTLGIPANPVMAMMIGALIIQGITPGPNVATDEPALFWGIIVSMWIGNLMLIMLNLPLVGLWVKMLTIPYYSMFPAILAFCCVGVLSVNNNAFDLYTVSVFGFLGYVLVKLDCEPAPLLLGFVLGPMLEEHLRRAMIISHGNPAVFVERPLSAGLLAVAAIALIVVFLPGVARRREVVFVED; encoded by the coding sequence ATGGAGTTACTCGACAACCTGGCACTGGGCTTCGACACGGCCTTCACCACCGGCAACCTGCTCTACTGCTTCATCGGCGTCTTCCTGGGGACCCTGGTCGGCGTGCTGCCGGGCGTCGGCCCCACGGCGACCATCGCCATGCTGCTGCCGATCACCTTCGCGTTGGCGCCGGTCGCGGCCCTGATCATGCTGGCCGGGATCTACTACGGCGCCCAGTACGGCGGCTCGACCACCGCCATCCTGATCAACATGCCGGGTGAATCATCGTCCGCCGTCACCGCCATCGACGGCTATCAGATGGCACGCCAGGGACGCGCCGGCCCGGCCCTGGCGACGGCGGCGATCGGCTCCTTCGTCGCCGGCACCTTCGCCACCTTCGTGCTGGTCCTGTTCGCCCCGCCGCTGACCAAGCTGGCCCTGGAATTCGGCCCGGCCGAGAATTTCTCGCTGCTGATCCTGGGCCTCGTCTTCTCGATCGCCCTGGCCCACGGCTCGGTGCTCAAGGCGCTGGCCATGGTGGTGACGGGATTGCTGCTGGGGCTGATCGGGACCGACGTGTTCACCGGCACCCCGCGCTTCACCTTCGACGTGACGCAACTGGCCGATGGTCTGAATTTCGTCGCGGTGGCGGTGGGCATCTTCGGCATCGCCGAGATCGTGCGCAACCTTGAGAACGAGCACGACCGCGAGGTGGCGGTGAAGCACGTAACCGGATTGATGCCGACCCGCGCCGACCTGAAGCAGATGGCGGCGCCGATCGTGCGCGGCACCCTGCTGGGCTCGGTCCTGGGCGTGTTGCCCGGCGGCGGCGCGATCCTGTCGTCCTTCGCCGCCTATACGCTCGAGAAGAAACTGTCGAAGACGCCCGAGCGCTTCGGCAAGGGTGCGATCGAGGGCGTGGCAGCACCGGAATCGGCCAACAATGCCGGCGCCCAGACCTCGTTCATCCCGATGCTGACCTTAGGCATTCCCGCCAACCCGGTGATGGCCATGATGATCGGCGCCCTGATCATCCAGGGCATCACGCCGGGGCCCAATGTGGCGACCGACGAGCCGGCGCTGTTCTGGGGCATCATCGTCTCCATGTGGATCGGCAACCTGATGCTGATCATGCTCAACCTGCCGCTGGTCGGGCTGTGGGTGAAGATGCTGACCATCCCCTATTATTCGATGTTCCCGGCGATCTTGGCCTTCTGCTGCGTCGGCGTGCTCAGCGTCAACAACAACGCCTTCGACCTCTATACCGTCTCGGTCTTCGGCTTCCTGGGCTACGTCCTGGTCAAGCTGGATTGCGAGCCGGCGCCCCTGCTGCTGGGCTTCGTGCTGGGGCCGATGCTGGAGGAGCATCTGCGCCGCGCCATGATCATCTCTCACGGCAATCCGGCGGTGTTCGTCGAGCGCCCGCTCAGCGCCGGGCTGCTGGCGGTGGCGGCCATCGCCCTGATCGTCGTGTTCCTGCCGGGCGTGGCGCGCCGGCGCGAGGTTGTTTTCGTCGAGGATTGA
- a CDS encoding tripartite tricarboxylate transporter TctB family protein, with the protein MTINRKDLGAGLVFIVIGAFFGLQANGLDLGTRLKMGPGMFPLILSCLLVALGAIIILRGIGTATPASTPVPWRGLALVLLAPVVFGLTARGLGFVLAIALVALITAYASQRMHAVLAVCLAVGLTAFCVAVFYFGLGLPLVLFGRWLTF; encoded by the coding sequence ATGACGATCAATCGCAAGGACTTGGGCGCCGGTCTCGTCTTCATCGTGATCGGTGCCTTCTTCGGCCTGCAGGCAAACGGGCTCGACCTGGGCACCCGCCTCAAGATGGGGCCCGGGATGTTCCCGCTGATCCTGTCCTGCCTGCTGGTCGCGCTGGGGGCGATCATCATCCTGCGCGGCATCGGTACGGCGACGCCGGCCTCGACCCCGGTGCCGTGGCGGGGCCTGGCGCTGGTCCTGCTGGCACCGGTGGTGTTCGGCCTGACCGCGCGTGGCCTGGGCTTCGTGCTCGCCATTGCCCTCGTGGCCCTGATCACGGCCTATGCCTCGCAGCGGATGCATGCCGTTCTCGCCGTCTGTCTCGCCGTTGGCCTGACGGCCTTTTGCGTCGCCGTTTTCTATTTCGGCCTGGGCCTGCCGCTCGTCTTGTTCGGGCGCTGGCTGACTTTCTGA
- a CDS encoding tripartite tricarboxylate transporter substrate-binding protein translates to MKKWLVAASAAMVFAAAGLGAAQAETYPSRAITIVVPFSAGGPTDTVTRLVAESMTKTLGQQVIVENVGGAGGTLGAARVAKADPDGYTLLLHHIGMATSATLYRKLAYKPLEDFDYVGLVTEVPMVMIAKKDMPATDLKGLIEYVKAHKDTVTYANAGIGAASHLCGMLFMQAIETPLTTVPYKGTGPAMTDLLGGQVDFMCDQTTNTTGQIKAGTVKAYAVTTKARVPSLPDLPTMAEAGLPGLEFGIWHGIYTPKGTAPEIIAKLEDALQKALVDETVIARFAELGTAPVSAADATPAALEAKLKAEIARWAPVIQSAGVYAD, encoded by the coding sequence ATGAAGAAGTGGCTCGTCGCCGCCAGTGCCGCCATGGTCTTTGCCGCAGCCGGGTTGGGCGCGGCGCAGGCCGAAACCTATCCCTCGCGGGCGATCACCATCGTGGTCCCGTTCTCGGCCGGCGGCCCGACCGACACCGTGACCAGGCTGGTCGCGGAATCCATGACCAAGACGCTGGGCCAGCAGGTGATCGTCGAGAATGTCGGCGGCGCCGGCGGCACCCTGGGCGCGGCCCGCGTGGCCAAGGCCGACCCCGACGGCTACACCCTGCTGCTGCATCACATCGGCATGGCGACCAGCGCCACCCTCTACCGCAAGCTCGCCTACAAGCCGCTGGAAGATTTCGACTATGTCGGCCTGGTGACTGAAGTGCCGATGGTCATGATCGCCAAGAAGGACATGCCGGCGACCGACCTCAAGGGCCTGATCGAGTATGTCAAAGCGCACAAGGATACGGTGACCTATGCCAATGCCGGCATCGGCGCCGCCTCGCATCTGTGCGGCATGCTGTTCATGCAGGCGATCGAGACGCCGCTGACCACGGTTCCCTACAAGGGCACCGGCCCGGCCATGACCGACCTCCTGGGCGGCCAGGTCGACTTCATGTGCGACCAGACCACCAACACCACCGGCCAGATCAAGGCGGGCACGGTCAAGGCCTATGCCGTGACCACCAAGGCCCGGGTACCTAGCCTGCCCGACCTGCCGACCATGGCCGAAGCCGGCCTGCCCGGCCTCGAATTCGGCATCTGGCACGGCATCTACACGCCCAAGGGCACCGCGCCCGAGATCATCGCCAAGCTCGAAGACGCCTTGCAGAAGGCCCTGGTCGACGAAACGGTGATCGCCCGCTTTGCCGAACTCGGCACCGCCCCGGTTTCAGCGGCGGATGCCACGCCGGCAGCGCTGGAAGCCAAGCTGAAGGCCGAGATCGCCCGTTGGGCACCGGTCATCCAGTCGGCCGGCGTCTACGCCGACTGA
- a CDS encoding sulfotransferase domain-containing protein: MGFVVASGGPMPLLAHNGLGIFSDMDLAAIPEYISGKFRARRIERAYWRQFVADRNAADTFLISFPKSGRTWHRVLLGHYLCQLCGVPEQQAFQLDELSRMAGTAGLVYSHNGANFTDGIAPSRKVVAAPASWQGRRVILLVREPRDTLVSAYHHARHRDKTFDGSLHDFIRDPCTGIDKLMTARCRWYDNRALAAEFHVLSYEEMHADPAGALRSTLQWMGVTEIIDEYILKSVDFCSFEKMKIYEITNYFDNWRLKRASGDPSGGKVREGKIGSSRRHFSDDDEAFVKERVLAYGGDPFAAYHLPPSATIPA, from the coding sequence ATGGGTTTCGTCGTGGCGAGCGGCGGGCCGATGCCCCTGCTCGCCCACAACGGTCTTGGAATATTCAGCGACATGGACCTTGCAGCAATTCCCGAATACATCAGCGGAAAATTTCGGGCCCGACGCATCGAACGCGCCTACTGGCGGCAATTCGTTGCCGACCGGAATGCAGCCGACACTTTTCTCATTTCCTTTCCAAAATCGGGCAGGACATGGCACCGCGTCCTCCTCGGCCATTACTTGTGTCAGCTTTGCGGGGTTCCCGAACAACAGGCCTTTCAACTCGATGAGTTGAGCCGGATGGCTGGCACGGCCGGTCTGGTCTATTCGCACAACGGGGCAAATTTCACCGACGGCATCGCCCCTTCGCGCAAGGTCGTCGCGGCGCCGGCCTCGTGGCAGGGACGCAGGGTCATCCTGCTGGTGCGCGAACCGCGCGACACGCTGGTTTCCGCCTATCACCACGCCCGCCACCGGGACAAGACCTTCGACGGCAGCCTGCACGACTTCATCCGCGATCCGTGCACGGGCATCGACAAACTCATGACGGCCAGATGCCGCTGGTACGATAACAGGGCCCTGGCCGCGGAATTTCATGTGCTTTCCTATGAAGAGATGCATGCAGATCCCGCCGGTGCACTGCGTTCTACGCTGCAGTGGATGGGGGTCACCGAGATAATCGACGAGTACATCCTGAAATCAGTCGATTTCTGTTCGTTCGAAAAGATGAAAATCTATGAAATAACCAACTATTTCGATAACTGGCGCCTCAAGCGCGCTTCCGGCGACCCCAGCGGCGGCAAGGTGCGCGAGGGCAAGATCGGCTCCTCGCGGCGCCACTTCTCCGATGACGACGAGGCTTTCGTGAAGGAGCGGGTCCTGGCCTATGGCGGCGATCCCTTCGCCGCCTACCATCTGCCGCCCTCAGCAACGATACCGGCTTAG
- a CDS encoding glutathione S-transferase family protein has product MSDRPQIFGIPTSTYCWTIRMVCAEKGQDHDFFEMIPGGVLDGVRHPFARVPVMRYRGVVIYESLAIARYLDRELPGPSLQPADSFETARMDQWISATSDYLYDSMITGLVTQRLVAPLDGQLPNEDVISEHSAIMREQLGVIDEILCRSRYLAGGTMTLADLFLAPLIYWIEKTPEGEEALDMYPTLKRWFHGIAGRESFKATTPAIRV; this is encoded by the coding sequence ATGTCCGATCGGCCCCAGATCTTCGGGATACCCACCAGCACCTACTGCTGGACCATTCGCATGGTCTGCGCGGAAAAGGGCCAGGATCACGACTTCTTCGAAATGATTCCCGGCGGCGTGCTGGACGGCGTGCGCCATCCTTTCGCCCGGGTCCCGGTGATGCGCTACCGCGGCGTGGTGATTTACGAATCACTCGCCATCGCCCGCTACCTCGACCGCGAACTGCCGGGGCCGTCGCTGCAACCCGCCGACAGTTTCGAAACGGCGCGCATGGATCAATGGATCAGCGCCACCTCGGACTATCTCTACGACAGCATGATCACGGGCCTGGTGACCCAGCGGCTGGTCGCCCCCCTGGACGGGCAACTGCCGAACGAGGACGTCATCAGCGAACACAGCGCCATCATGCGCGAGCAACTGGGCGTAATCGACGAGATCCTGTGCCGCAGCCGCTACCTCGCCGGCGGGACCATGACCCTGGCCGACCTGTTCCTGGCCCCGCTCATCTACTGGATCGAGAAGACGCCCGAAGGCGAGGAAGCCCTCGACATGTATCCCACGCTCAAGCGCTGGTTCCACGGCATTGCCGGGCGCGAGAGCTTCAAGGCGACGACGCCCGCGATCCGGGTCTGA
- a CDS encoding gamma carbonic anhydrase family protein: MIYRLGTREVVCEEGVWIAPSAIVIGSIILKRNASIWFNAVLRGDNDPIVIGENTNIQDGSVLHTDDGVPLTVGSHVTVGHKVMLHGCTIGDNTLIGINSVILNNARIGRNCIIGANSLIGEGKEIPDGSLVMGSPGRIIRQVSEAQTQILTMQALHYVENAHRFARDLAPVST, from the coding sequence ATGATCTACCGGTTGGGCACGCGTGAGGTGGTCTGCGAGGAGGGCGTCTGGATTGCGCCCAGCGCGATCGTGATCGGCTCGATCATTCTCAAGCGCAATGCCAGCATCTGGTTCAACGCCGTGCTGCGCGGCGACAACGACCCCATCGTCATCGGCGAGAACACCAACATCCAGGACGGCTCGGTCCTGCACACCGACGACGGCGTGCCCTTGACCGTGGGCAGCCATGTCACCGTCGGCCACAAGGTCATGCTGCATGGCTGCACGATCGGCGACAACACGCTGATCGGCATCAATTCGGTGATCCTCAACAATGCCAGGATCGGCCGCAACTGCATCATCGGCGCCAACAGCCTGATCGGCGAGGGCAAGGAAATCCCCGACGGCTCGCTGGTCATGGGCAGTCCCGGCCGGATCATCCGCCAGGTTTCCGAGGCGCAGACACAGATTCTGACCATGCAGGCCCTGCATTACGTCGAAAATGCCCACCGCTTTGCCCGCGATCTTGCCCCCGTTTCGACGTAA
- a CDS encoding NrsF family protein — protein MTVETDRLIEELTRQAKPVRRLSPPLRRACLWLLGAVVVIAATAAFHGLNEAHGFHHMWAKLVETKLALQILASLASGVTAIVAAFMISLPDRSPNWSLLPLPALALWALSIGYGCLTDWIERGPDGFKLGTSFGCFLTIVGTSVPLGLLLGWALRYATAFRPLETMTMGALGVAALSATGLSFYHELDATIMILLWHGGSTLIVILMTRLIGARLLQRTARPVRGQA, from the coding sequence GTGACGGTGGAGACCGACCGACTGATCGAGGAACTGACGCGGCAGGCAAAGCCCGTGCGACGCCTGTCGCCGCCTTTGCGCCGTGCCTGCCTCTGGCTGCTCGGCGCCGTCGTCGTCATCGCCGCGACCGCCGCGTTCCACGGCCTGAACGAAGCGCACGGCTTCCACCACATGTGGGCCAAGCTGGTCGAGACGAAACTCGCCCTGCAAATCCTGGCGAGCCTGGCGAGCGGCGTGACGGCGATCGTCGCGGCCTTCATGATCAGCCTGCCCGACCGGTCGCCGAACTGGTCCCTGCTGCCCCTGCCCGCCCTGGCGCTGTGGGCCCTCTCGATCGGCTACGGCTGCCTGACCGATTGGATCGAGCGCGGCCCGGACGGCTTCAAGCTGGGCACCAGCTTCGGCTGCTTCCTGACCATCGTGGGGACCAGCGTGCCCCTGGGCCTGCTGCTGGGCTGGGCGCTGCGCTACGCCACGGCCTTCCGGCCGCTGGAGACCATGACCATGGGCGCCCTGGGTGTCGCCGCCCTGTCGGCGACCGGCCTCAGCTTCTATCACGAGCTCGACGCGACGATCATGATCCTGCTGTGGCACGGCGGGTCGACCCTGATCGTGATCCTGATGACCCGCCTCATCGGCGCGCGCCTGTTGCAGCGCACCGCCCGGCCTGTCCGCGGCCAGGCTTGA
- a CDS encoding sigma-70 family RNA polymerase sigma factor yields the protein MSDPADDGAVLAELMAAAQNGDQRAYASLLRTVTPYLRRQVRRYLRDAGEVEDVVQEILLTIHRVRHTYDPARPFRPWLVAIARRRIIDRLRGLIRRDGREVVVAPDDETFTTAAANQPAEEPDHAALHAAVAALPEGQRRAVELLKFQDLSLKEASAVSGMSVGALKVAGHRAYKALRAALSGGRAVDE from the coding sequence ATGAGCGATCCGGCGGATGACGGTGCAGTCCTGGCCGAGCTGATGGCCGCGGCCCAGAACGGCGACCAGCGGGCCTATGCATCGCTGCTGCGCACCGTCACGCCCTATCTGCGGCGCCAGGTCCGGCGCTATCTGCGCGACGCCGGCGAAGTCGAAGACGTGGTGCAGGAAATCCTCCTGACCATTCACCGGGTGCGCCACACCTACGATCCCGCGAGGCCGTTTCGCCCCTGGCTGGTCGCCATTGCCAGGCGCCGGATCATCGATCGCCTGCGCGGCCTGATCCGGCGCGACGGCCGCGAGGTCGTGGTCGCGCCGGATGACGAAACCTTTACGACCGCCGCGGCGAACCAACCTGCGGAGGAGCCCGACCACGCCGCCCTGCATGCGGCGGTGGCGGCCCTTCCCGAAGGGCAGCGGCGTGCAGTAGAGCTGTTGAAGTTTCAGGACCTGTCGCTGAAGGAGGCTTCGGCCGTCAGCGGCATGTCGGTGGGGGCCCTGAAGGTTGCCGGGCACCGGGCGTACAAGGCGTTGCGCGCCGCCCTGTCGGGCGGGCGGGCGGTTGACGAGTAA
- a CDS encoding BufA1 family periplasmic bufferin-type metallophore, protein MSLASKIATASLLATAVTAAVGLASTGAYAADNEKCFGIAKAGQNDCQTAKSSCAGTSTIDHQKDAWKYVPKGTCAQAGGTLEPG, encoded by the coding sequence ATGTCACTCGCGTCCAAGATCGCCACGGCGTCGCTGCTCGCCACGGCCGTAACCGCCGCCGTCGGCCTGGCTTCGACCGGTGCCTACGCGGCCGACAATGAAAAGTGCTTCGGCATTGCCAAGGCCGGCCAGAACGACTGTCAGACGGCCAAGTCGTCGTGTGCCGGCACCTCGACCATCGACCACCAGAAGGATGCCTGGAAATACGTGCCCAAGGGCACCTGCGCCCAGGCCGGCGGCACGCTCGAGCCGGGCTGA